GCGCGAGGCTGGACACAGAGCAGCGTTACCTCCCGCTCCCTTCGGTGGAAGGATAATGGGCCGGGTCTCTTGGCCCAACAAAATTCGCTGGTAGTCCTCAACCCAAcaaccaatttttatttttttatcttcggccatttttttatcaatcctttttatttattcatctttttcataaTCTTGAACAGTCCTACTGAAATCTTGAACAGTCCTACGAAGAGGATGACGAGAAATGTGGGTTGGTTGGTCGAAAACAAACATTTATGGCAACCATTTGAACAACTTGTTCTCGTTTCTTTCCGTCTTGGCATGATTTTGATGTATCATAAAACATGTTTAGATTGCGTTTGAACCTATTTTATGTATTGCGTTTGAACCTATTTTATGTATGAGATGTGTGTTaggatgaaaataattttgtgatAATTATGTCGGGTAATTTGCTACCATTGTCACTAAATGGGTGATCCAATATGAATTTTGTGGTAATTAGAACAAGTAATTTAAGATCACCAAAAAGGGTGAGCCtcaattttattatctaatttCATCGGGAGAAACAAAGTATTGTTTTGGTCATTATGAATGATCCACGGTTTTAGTGTATTTATGTGCTAGTTAGGGTATgtatgtgtgtatgtatatctAACTCCAATGAGGGAGGGCTCTTAccgaatatttttttgtacCTACTTTTTTTTCATAACAATTTCATGGACGATTTGAGCTATGAGACAAACCTCTCTAatgttttatgttataaatagGTTTGTTTGAATGTGTTTTGTGTTATCAAATAACTCAgggtttataaaaattatggaGGTTGTGAATTGATGATGCTTTTAACATGATCATCACAAGAACATACATATTATTTGATTGcaagggggaaaaaaagaacaaaaagaaaaagcgcATAAAAATCTGCCTAATTAGTGAAGGTTGAATCCTGTTGGCACCATTGCTTATGACCAGCAACCCACTTGGGGCACTTAGGGCTGAAGTAACTATCCACCACTCTCGAGTTCAAAAGCTGAACGATGGGCTCAAACTTCACACATCTAGGCGTCTTGTACTGATTTATAGAAGCTCCCATGGTTATGGCATAATCCATGAGCTTATCAAATGTCCCAATTTCGACAACCTTGATCTCCAAAGGGCCGATGGACTTGTCCGACACCCGCCCTTGACGGTATACGCTGTTCAGCGACTCCTCCATCGTAAGACAACAATCTTCGAACACCGACGGCGGCACTCCGGTCGACCCCTTTTGGTTCACCTCCCAATACACCACGTAGTGCCCTGGAATTGTTGATGTGTTGGCGTAGCTTGTGTAGTCCACTAACGTTGCGTCGAATGGCACCAAATGGTTGATGGAGTTTTTCACCGCATTTTGGAGTTCAACTTCATCGGTCTTGTCGGAGTCAATGCTTAGAACCACGTTCTTTCGGCACACGAAGTTGAATTGAGGAGCGTTGTTTTTGAATCCCGCCACTCTTAGAATGTCCCCAACTCGATATCGATACAATCCTGttgaattgaaacaaaataatttcattttcataggCTTCCATAAACAATAGTCGAATAGAATGGTTTTACCAGCATAAGTTGTGACTACGAGCTCATATTCTTTGCCGAGTTCGACATCGGTAAGATCGACGAGTTGGTGTTCGTGATtgtggtttgtttggagaggAAGAAACTCAAAATAGGCCATGGAAGGGATGAGAGTGTAAGCAACTTCATTTGGGCTACAAAGAGGGTTAAGATTGAGGCCAAAATAGCACTCGGAAGAAGCATACATGCTACACACCAAGGGAAGCCCATTGCTATAATAATCAAGCGTCCCAATATACTGCGACATTGCCCCTGTTACAATCACATCCACATACTTGGTATTAGGCCACAGCCTTGTAATGATTCCCTGCCACGACCCCTTACAGCACTCCCCCTCAATGAAGTCCCCCAGCTCAGGGTCAGGCCTACGCAGGACTGACATCAGTACAGCCTCCCGAACCGCCTGGTCCGTGATTTGGGAATTAAGTGTCCCACTCCGGATATCATGGCAGAGTAGCTGCCAGTGCTTTTCCAGAAACCGTATGGCGCGGATAAAGCCAGAGGCGAAAACCGCGCCCACGCGTAGCACATCGAGACGGTGGCAGAGGCCGCACAGCACTTGAGCGTACATGCTTTGGTATGAGTCCGTACAAAGTATAGCCTCATTGGGGCTGGTGTAATTGGTGTAGGGATCGTAGGGGCGGTCCTTAAAGTGGGAGCTTTTGTAGTAGCTAGTTAAAACAGGGCGAGCGAGAAGGCCGCCAGGGGTTCGAGCCTCGGCTTTGACGAACAAAAAATACATTCCTTTACCCTTCTCCAACCCCGGAATGAACTGGGTCATTACAGGCATCAACAAACTGTACAAGAGTGAGCGACGGTCGAGCTCTTCATGGATAGTGGGCATCAGCTTTCTCTCGCCGCCGGAAGTGCCGGAGCTGGTTAAGAACTCGGAGATGGGAGAAGAACAGAGAATAGGGGAAGTGTCGCCATTGGCAATGCGGGTGATGAAGGGTTGGATGTGGTCGTAAGAGATCAAAGGGATGGATGATTTGAAAGTGTCGGGGGAAGGGCGGGCGTGGAGGGTTAAGTACTCGGAGGAGGCATTGCGGGAGAGGATTTGGGAGAGGACTTGGCGCTGCACATGGGCGG
This genomic window from Cucurbita pepo subsp. pepo cultivar mu-cu-16 chromosome LG01, ASM280686v2, whole genome shotgun sequence contains:
- the LOC111776555 gene encoding indole-3-acetic acid-amido synthetase GH3.6-like, with protein sequence MPEAPNAPSLLEKNSAALQFIEDITTNAAHVQRQVLSQILSRNASSEYLTLHARPSPDTFKSSIPLISYDHIQPFITRIANGDTSPILCSSPISEFLTSSGTSGGERKLMPTIHEELDRRSLLYSLLMPVMTQFIPGLEKGKGMYFLFVKAEARTPGGLLARPVLTSYYKSSHFKDRPYDPYTNYTSPNEAILCTDSYQSMYAQVLCGLCHRLDVLRVGAVFASGFIRAIRFLEKHWQLLCHDIRSGTLNSQITDQAVREAVLMSVLRRPDPELGDFIEGECCKGSWQGIITRLWPNTKYVDVIVTGAMSQYIGTLDYYSNGLPLVCSMYASSECYFGLNLNPLCSPNEVAYTLIPSMAYFEFLPLQTNHNHEHQLVDLTDVELGKEYELVVTTYAGLYRYRVGDILRVAGFKNNAPQFNFVCRKNVVLSIDSDKTDEVELQNAVKNSINHLVPFDATLVDYTSYANTSTIPGHYVVYWEVNQKGSTGVPPSVFEDCCLTMEESLNSVYRQGRVSDKSIGPLEIKVVEIGTFDKLMDYAITMGASINQYKTPRCVKFEPIVQLLNSRVVDSYFSPKCPKWVAGHKQWCQQDSTFTN